Genomic window (Pseudomonadota bacterium):
TTATAGCCCATGTATACTCTCGCCTGAATTTTCTTGACTTAAGCTATCAGAAATTGCATTGGTGTATCAATCATAGCATGGCCGTGTCGGAACGCGTTGCTGTGATAAGATATCGAAAGATATCGCAAAGCTATGCCCCCGCCGGAGCAATCCGTGCGGGGGCATCTTTATTATTCCACATTCATTTCTGTCACATCAGGTTCTGCAAGCGCATGTGCTGCAGCAGGATGACTGTCTTGGCATCGCGGATTTTGCCTGTCCGGACCATGTCCAGGGCCCTGTTAAACGGGATTTCCAGAACCTCGATGTCTTCCTCGCCCTCAACGCCGCCGCCGGAGTTTTTCCTGGAGTCCGGAGAATATCGGGCAATGAAGAAATGCAGGACCTCGGTCACGGATCCGGGGCTCATGTACAGTTCAAACAGTTTCTGCGGATCCTGGACCAGATATCCTGTTTCTTCCAGGGCTTCGCGCCGGATACAGTCTTCCGGGCTGTCTTCATCCAGCTCCCCGGCACAGGCCTCCACCAGCATGCCGTCCGCAGTGCCGTTGATGTAGGCGGGAAGCCTGAACTGCCGGGTCAGGATGACGGTTTTGCGATCGGGGTCGTACAGCAGGATCACGGCCCCGTTGCCCCGGTCAAAGCACTCCCGGGTCCAGGTCTGCGGCGTTCCGTTTTCCTTCCGGATCTCCAGGGTTATCTGTTCAAGACGGTATTGGCGGTCTGACAGGATTTTCCGGCTGCGCAGGGTGATATGGGGAATGTCCGGCATGTTATCCCGGTATTATGCAGGTAAAATGGCGCGCCCGACAGGATTCGAACCCATAACCTTCTGATCCGTAGTCAGATGCTCTATCCAGTTGAGCTACGGGCGCGCAGGGCCGGATATCTCCGGCGGCGGAGGGGAACCTAGGGCGAGTTGCCCGCCAGGTCAAGTGATTCTGTCGGGGAAGGATCAGTATCCGCTGTCGCGCGGGTAGGTGTGCGGGAACTGGTCCTGCTTTTTCCCCTGGGGGGCTGTGATATCGCCCGGTTTTTTGCCACAGGCGGACACCGCCAGGGAGGTGCCCAAGAGAATCATGACAGCGGCAAGGGTCATTCTGCGGACCATGGGGCCCATCCTGTTTCTGGTTTCAGTGCATCAGAATCGTGTAAAGGTCTTTTGATGGACTTGCAACAACACATACTTGGGACATGGCGGAAAGCGGTTCTGGCTGTGGCTCTTGTTCTGACCCTGACAGGATGCACCGGAGCGGAACCCGGCGCCCCGGCCGGATTCGCTCCCGCCCGGGACAGGCCTGCGGCGTCTGAAATCCTTTTTCAGAACAGATCGGGAGACGTCCTTTCCCTGGCGGCTTTCCGGGGACAGGTGGTGGTCCTGAACCTGTGGGCCACCTGGTGCACCCCCTGTGTCCAGGAAATGCCCGCGCTGGAGCGGCTGCAGGCCCGGGTGGATCCGTCCTGGATTGCGGTTGTGGCCGTCTCCGTGGACCGCGATCCGGAGAAGACCGATGGGTTCTTTCGCAAACATAATCTGAAAAACCTGCAGCTTTCAGGTTTCATGGATCCATCCGGCGCTGTCATGAGGGATCTGCGGATTCGCAGTCTGCCCACAACAGTCCTGGTGGATCCGGAAGGGCGGGAGCTGGGCCGTGTGGAGGGCCCCCTGGACTGGGACAGCCCGGAGACGGTCCGCTGGCTGGAAAGCCTTTACGAATAAATGCTTTATCAAACGGGATTCGATCGCTATAGAGGGTCCCATAAAACAGTCTTTCAGGATTGCCGGGGGAAAAGCCATGGCCAACAAGGGCAAGATCACACAGGTACTGGGCGCCGTCGTCGACGTGCAGTTTGACGGTGGCCTGCCCGCCATTCT
Coding sequences:
- the nudK gene encoding GDP-mannose pyrophosphatase NudK, coding for MPDIPHITLRSRKILSDRQYRLEQITLEIRKENGTPQTWTRECFDRGNGAVILLYDPDRKTVILTRQFRLPAYINGTADGMLVEACAGELDEDSPEDCIRREALEETGYLVQDPQKLFELYMSPGSVTEVLHFFIARYSPDSRKNSGGGVEGEEDIEVLEIPFNRALDMVRTGKIRDAKTVILLQHMRLQNLM
- a CDS encoding TlpA family protein disulfide reductase, translated to MALVLTLTGCTGAEPGAPAGFAPARDRPAASEILFQNRSGDVLSLAAFRGQVVVLNLWATWCTPCVQEMPALERLQARVDPSWIAVVAVSVDRDPEKTDGFFRKHNLKNLQLSGFMDPSGAVMRDLRIRSLPTTVLVDPEGRELGRVEGPLDWDSPETVRWLESLYE